ATCGTAACTTCCAGTGTCTGGTCATTGGATATCTGATAGAATTCCGGAGTAATGATCAATTGATTATTGTCAATATCCGGATAGGTATTTGCCGATTTCAGTCCACAGGGAGAGAGAGCTTCCATCCACACCGTTTGCCAGATACCTGTGACACGCGTATAAAAACAGGCAAAGGAGTTTTTCTCCGGAGACTGTTTGCCGCATGCCTGACGACCTGATTTTGCATCATCGGACACGGATACTACCAGATTGTGACTATTCCCGGGTTTGGCTATGCGACTGATATCTATTACAAAAGGAGAGCTTCCGCCGTTATGAAAACCGACGAGGCGTCCGTCTATATAAATCTCTGCTAAATAGTCGACAGCGCCGAAATGGAGTAAAATCTTCTTGTTGCTCCAGTCAGCGGGTATCGGCAGAGAACGTTGATACCACATTTTTTTTATAAAGTCCGTGTGATTAACTCCGGATAGTTTGCTTTCCGGGCAGAAAGGAACCGTAATTGTTTTGCTAAGCTCCTTTGCCGTAGGTAAGTTACGCTTTTTCCCGGAATCATCAAGATCGAATTCATATGTCCACGTACCATTTAAATTAACCCAGGTAGTTCTTTCAAATTGTGGGCGGGGATATTCCGGCCGAGGAATATCATTGGTTGCGTTTGCTGCAAAAGAGAGTAGTAAACCAACTAGTATCAGATGTGCTTTTCTCATGTTTTGTAATTTTTGTTATTGTATAATTTAAGTGTCTTAGCTGATTGTAAAAATAGAGATTTAAAAGAAGAAAAGGTGTAAACGATTGTTCAAATTAGGAAATAATCTGATCATAGTGAAGATTATTCGGTTATATTTGATAAATGTGTATAATAATGTCACAAATTTATGGTATGAAATAGGTAAAAGCCGCTACATTTGTAATCGAATAAATTTTAGGAAAATATTATAGAAGAACATTTAAACTAAATAACTCAATCAATTATTATGAAACTACGAATCATGCGAAGTGCATGGATTGCACTTTTGTTTATGTCTTTATCTGTAACAGCACAAACCACGGATAAGCCGGAGTGGAGCAATGAGCTGGTCTCGGGAGTCAATAAGGAAGAAGCAGTTCAGATTGCTATTCCTTTTACCGATGAACAACAAGCAATGAATCTGACTATTGAAGAGTCACCTTATTACAAAACGCTGAATGGAATATGGAAATTTCACTGGGTGGCTGATCCGAAAGACCGACCACAGGATTTCTGTAAACCGGAATATGATGTAAGCCAATGGGATAATATTAAAGTCCCTGCAACTTGGCAGATAGAGGCCGTAAGACATAATAAAAACTGGGATAAGCCCTTATATTGCAATGTGATTTATCCTTTTTGTGAGTGGGATTGGAAAAAGATTCAGTGGCCTAATGTAATTCAACCTCGTCCGTCTAACTATACTTTTGCGACGATGCCTAATCCTGTCGGTAGTTATCGCAGGGAGTTTATATTGCCTGATTCATGGAAAGGACGTGACATCTTTATTCGTTTTAATGGGGTAGAAGCCGGTTTTTATATTTGGGTGAATGGTAAAAAGGTCGGCTATTCGGAGGACAGCTACCTGCCTGCCGAATTTAATCTGACTCCTTATCTGAAAGCTGGAAAGAATGTTCTTGCTGTCGAGGTGTATCGCTTTACAGATGGTAGCTTTCTGGAGTGTCAGGATTTCTGGCGTTTCAGCGGTATATTCAGAGATGTATTTCTGTGGTCGGCTCCTAAAACGCAAATCAGAGACTTCTTCTTCCGTACGGATTTAGACAAGGAGTATAAAAATGCATCCGTCTCTCTGGATATAGATATTACAGGTAAAAGAAGTAATAACGAGATTCAAGTGAAGGTGACGGATCAGAATGGTAAAGAGATTGCTACCCAAAATGCGCGTGCTGTAACGGGAACGAATAAACTTCAGTTTGAGGTTGTGAATCCTTTGAAATGGACGGCAGAAACGCCCAACCTTTATAATCTCACTATTCTTTTGAAGCAAAAAGGGAAAACTGTAGATATTCGTAGTGTCAAGGTCGGTTTTCGTAAGATTGAACTAGCGCAAGATGGTCGGCTGTTGATTAATGGAAAATCAACTTTGTTTAAGGGAGTTGACAGACACGACCATAGTTCGGAGAATGGTCGTACGGTATCTAAAGAAGAAATGGAAAAAGATGTGCAGTTGATGAAGTCATTGAATATTAATGCTGTACGTACTTCTCATTATCCTAATAATCCTTATTTCTATGATTTATGTGACAGATATGGTATATATGTTCTTTCCGAAGCCAATGTAGAATGCCATGGTCTTATGGCATTGTCCTCTGAACCTTCATGGGTGAAAGCATTTACGGAACGCAGTGAGAATATGGTGCGACGCTATAAAAATCATGCTTCTATAGTCATGTGGTCGTTGGGCAACGAATCCGGTAATGGCATTAACTTTAAATCTGCTGCAGAGGCTGTTAAGAAGCTCGATGATACCCGTCCTACTCACTATGAAGGTAATAGCTCTTATTGCGATGTAACCAGTTCTATGTACCCCGATGTGCAATGGCTGGAAAGCGTAGGGAAGGAGCGTTTACAGAAATTCCAGAATGGAGAAACGGTCAAACCTCATGTGGTTTGTGAATATGCTCATGCGATGGGTAATTCAATCGGGAATTTCAAAGAATATTGGGAAACTTATGAGCGCTATCCTGCACTTGTCGGTGGCTTTATCTGGGACTGGGTAGATCAAAGTATTAAGATGCCTGCTCCGGATGGTTCCGGTTATTATATGGCCTTCGGAGGAGATTTTGGAGATACACCGAATGACGGTAATTTTTGCACGAATGGCGTAATCTTTTCCGATCGTACATACTCTGCTAAGGCATACGAGGTGAAAAAAATACATCAGCCTGTATGGGTTGAGGCTATGGGAAATGGGACGTATAAACTGACTAATAAGAGATTTCATGCAGGGTTGGATGACTTATATGGAAGGTATGAGATTGAAGAGGATGGAAAAGTTGTATTCTCGGCTAATCTGGAAGAATTGTCCTTGAACGCACAGGACAGTAAGGTCATTACTATAGCTGATAATCAGATCAATAAAATTCCGG
This sequence is a window from Bacteroides thetaiotaomicron VPI-5482. Protein-coding genes within it:
- a CDS encoding glycoside hydrolase family 2 TIM barrel-domain containing protein — translated: MKLRIMRSAWIALLFMSLSVTAQTTDKPEWSNELVSGVNKEEAVQIAIPFTDEQQAMNLTIEESPYYKTLNGIWKFHWVADPKDRPQDFCKPEYDVSQWDNIKVPATWQIEAVRHNKNWDKPLYCNVIYPFCEWDWKKIQWPNVIQPRPSNYTFATMPNPVGSYRREFILPDSWKGRDIFIRFNGVEAGFYIWVNGKKVGYSEDSYLPAEFNLTPYLKAGKNVLAVEVYRFTDGSFLECQDFWRFSGIFRDVFLWSAPKTQIRDFFFRTDLDKEYKNASVSLDIDITGKRSNNEIQVKVTDQNGKEIATQNARAVTGTNKLQFEVVNPLKWTAETPNLYNLTILLKQKGKTVDIRSVKVGFRKIELAQDGRLLINGKSTLFKGVDRHDHSSENGRTVSKEEMEKDVQLMKSLNINAVRTSHYPNNPYFYDLCDRYGIYVLSEANVECHGLMALSSEPSWVKAFTERSENMVRRYKNHASIVMWSLGNESGNGINFKSAAEAVKKLDDTRPTHYEGNSSYCDVTSSMYPDVQWLESVGKERLQKFQNGETVKPHVVCEYAHAMGNSIGNFKEYWETYERYPALVGGFIWDWVDQSIKMPAPDGSGYYMAFGGDFGDTPNDGNFCTNGVIFSDRTYSAKAYEVKKIHQPVWVEAMGNGTYKLTNKRFHAGLDDLYGRYEIEEDGKVVFSANLEELSLNAQDSKVITIADNQINKIPGAEYFIKFRFCQKQDTEWEKAGYEVASEQFKLSDSAKPVFKAGEGSIDLIETDDAYLVKGSQFEASFSKQQGTISSYTLNELPMISKGLELNAFRAPTDNDKQVDGDWYQKGLYQMTLEPGHWNVRKEDNKVTLQIENLYRGKTGFDYRTNIEYTVAADGSILVNSTIIPSTKGVIIPRIGYRMELPEGFERMRWYGRGPLENYVDRKDATYVGVYDELVSDQWVNYVRAQEMGNREDLRWISITNPDGIGFVFIAGDKMSASALHATAQDMVDPANHRRLLHKYEVPMRKETVLCLDANQRPLGNASCGPGPMQKYELRSQPTVFSFIILPLERSYSTEELIKKARVQMPVCMPVLIERDNNGYLNLKTNTPGATVHYSLNGGEEKIYTEPFEFISGGHVEAYAVSEQLGKSARTSAEFPIYVDRSLWKIVSVSSENGGEEARNAIDGDLNTIWHSRWNDPVAKHPHEIVVDMSSSLEIDKFIYQPRNSENGRIKDYELYFSKDGKNWENKTKGRFENSSSAQFVTLEKPIVARYFKLIALSEIYGRDWASAAELNVNAVRNLSGASEERQKVVYADSDADGSMKLAADGDINTFWHTVHNQFYLAPYPHEIQIALAKETTVKGLKYTPRQDSSEGRIGKYEVYISHDGKEWGKAVASGTFADSKEVQTVEFNPCKARYVKLQALSAVIKEAKMAAVAELEVLLAE